One window of the Streptomyces sp. NBC_00259 genome contains the following:
- a CDS encoding cation:proton antiporter — MMNDLPPRPAGTPAWRGIVYPLLISAVAVGVLVAVLGFGLGVPDPGGAGGAGGGPPSGGTHVSETVLRVVAALAAVAAVATAGGWLARKLGQPPVIGEIATGLLLGPSFLAGLLPGSVELFFPTAAKPLLGLLAQVGLILFMFAVGSEFDASQLRRSGRIVGAVSQGSMIIPFVLGVLSAALVYREFAAGGIGFVPFALFLGTAMSITAFPVLARIVQESGLARHPLGTMAMTCAAACDVIAWGALATAMAVASAGSIWGAGGTVLLAAGFAAVVLIAGRPLVRAADQWADRARVSSAARLLALLLLAFSLAWLTDLIGVHSIFGAFLAGTLVPHRKGSALTAVQTRLDSVNRRLLLPLFFVSVGMTVDLTQVTGHAGLLLAGAVAVVTAVVGKLAGTTVTARAAGLPWRLSLGLGVLLNARGVTEIVVLRAGLDAGLINQNAFTVLVVMAVLTTVMTGPALHLLKLSRRPGAGSVHEGTTPASPAPADTASATPAKEMEPA, encoded by the coding sequence ATGATGAACGACCTTCCGCCGCGCCCCGCGGGAACGCCCGCCTGGCGCGGCATCGTCTATCCCCTGCTGATCTCCGCCGTGGCCGTCGGTGTGCTCGTCGCCGTCCTGGGGTTCGGCCTCGGGGTGCCGGATCCCGGCGGGGCGGGTGGTGCGGGCGGCGGGCCGCCCTCCGGAGGCACGCACGTCAGCGAAACGGTGCTGCGGGTCGTCGCCGCACTCGCCGCGGTGGCCGCGGTCGCCACCGCGGGCGGCTGGCTGGCCCGCAAGCTGGGCCAGCCCCCGGTCATCGGGGAGATCGCCACGGGCCTGCTGCTCGGACCGTCCTTCCTGGCCGGACTGCTCCCCGGCTCGGTCGAACTGTTCTTCCCCACGGCGGCGAAGCCGCTCCTCGGGCTGCTCGCCCAGGTCGGCCTGATCCTCTTCATGTTCGCCGTCGGTTCCGAGTTCGACGCCTCCCAACTGCGCCGCAGCGGCCGGATCGTGGGCGCGGTCAGCCAGGGCAGCATGATCATTCCCTTTGTGCTGGGCGTGCTGTCCGCGGCCCTGGTGTACCGGGAGTTCGCCGCGGGCGGCATCGGGTTCGTCCCCTTCGCACTCTTCCTCGGGACGGCGATGAGCATCACCGCCTTCCCCGTGCTCGCCCGCATCGTCCAGGAGTCGGGCCTCGCCCGCCATCCGCTGGGCACCATGGCCATGACCTGCGCCGCCGCCTGCGACGTGATCGCCTGGGGCGCCCTCGCCACCGCCATGGCCGTGGCGAGCGCGGGCAGCATCTGGGGTGCGGGCGGCACCGTGCTGCTCGCCGCGGGGTTCGCCGCCGTCGTGCTGATCGCCGGTCGCCCCCTGGTGCGCGCCGCCGACCAGTGGGCGGACCGGGCCCGGGTGTCGTCCGCGGCCCGGCTGCTCGCCCTGCTGCTGCTCGCCTTCTCGCTGGCCTGGCTCACCGACCTGATCGGCGTCCACTCGATATTCGGCGCCTTCCTGGCCGGAACGCTGGTACCGCACCGCAAGGGATCCGCGCTCACCGCCGTGCAGACCCGGCTCGACTCCGTGAACCGCAGGCTGCTGCTGCCGCTGTTCTTCGTGTCCGTCGGCATGACCGTGGACCTCACCCAGGTGACCGGACACGCCGGTCTGCTGCTGGCCGGGGCCGTCGCGGTCGTCACCGCCGTCGTGGGCAAGCTCGCCGGGACCACCGTCACCGCGCGGGCGGCGGGGCTGCCCTGGCGGCTGTCGCTCGGACTCGGCGTGCTGCTGAACGCCCGCGGTGTGACCGAGATCGTCGTGCTCCGTGCCGGTCTGGACGCCGGGCTCATCAACCAGAACGCGTTCACCGTGCTGGTCGTGATGGCGGTGCTGACCACGGTGATGACCGGACCCGCGTTGCATCTGCTGAAGCTCTCCCGCCGGCCCGGCGCCGGCTCCGTCCACGAAGGCACCACACCCGCGTCCCCCGCCCCGGCGGACACCGCCTCCGCCACCCCCGCCAAGGAAATGGAACCCGCATGA
- a CDS encoding NAD-dependent epimerase/dehydratase family protein, translating to MNLDSPAPVSLVTGGAGFIGSHVARELLAAGHRVIVLDDLSGGVHGNVPDGAEFRHGSVCDPEVVDAVFAAHRVDYVFHLAAYAAEGLSHFIKRFNYMNNVVGSVNLINAAVNAGTVKCFVFTSSIAVYGANQLPMSEDLVPAPEDPYGIAKFSVEQELRVTHEMFGMPYIIFRPHNVYGEYQNIGDRYRNVIGIFMNQALRGEPFTVFGDGEQTRAFSYIKDVAPAIARSVETPEAYNEVFNVGGDQVYSVNRIAAAVCDAMDVELRVNHLPERNEVRDAYATHEKAHKVLGTPEQPVGLEEGIGRMAAWVKEVGPQEPSVFSGIEVVRNLPPSWRAALEERRAI from the coding sequence ATGAACCTCGACTCCCCCGCCCCCGTCTCCCTCGTCACCGGAGGCGCCGGCTTCATCGGATCCCATGTGGCGCGTGAACTGCTCGCCGCCGGCCACCGGGTGATCGTCCTCGACGACCTCAGCGGAGGCGTGCACGGCAATGTCCCCGACGGCGCCGAGTTCCGGCACGGCAGCGTCTGCGATCCCGAGGTGGTCGACGCCGTCTTCGCCGCCCATCGCGTCGACTACGTCTTCCACCTCGCCGCGTACGCCGCCGAGGGACTGAGCCACTTCATCAAGCGCTTCAACTACATGAACAACGTGGTCGGCAGCGTCAACCTCATCAACGCGGCCGTCAACGCGGGCACGGTCAAGTGCTTCGTCTTCACCTCGTCCATCGCGGTCTACGGCGCCAACCAGCTGCCGATGAGCGAGGACCTCGTACCCGCGCCCGAGGACCCGTACGGCATCGCGAAGTTCTCCGTCGAACAGGAACTCCGCGTCACGCACGAGATGTTCGGCATGCCCTACATCATCTTCAGGCCGCACAACGTCTACGGCGAGTACCAGAACATCGGCGACCGCTACCGCAACGTCATCGGCATCTTCATGAACCAGGCGCTGCGCGGCGAGCCCTTCACGGTCTTCGGCGACGGCGAACAGACCCGCGCCTTCAGCTACATCAAGGACGTGGCGCCCGCCATCGCCCGCTCCGTGGAGACGCCCGAGGCGTACAACGAGGTCTTCAACGTCGGTGGCGACCAGGTGTACAGCGTCAACCGCATCGCGGCCGCCGTCTGCGACGCCATGGACGTGGAGCTGCGCGTCAACCACCTGCCGGAGCGCAACGAGGTGCGCGACGCCTACGCCACCCACGAGAAGGCCCACAAGGTCCTGGGCACCCCCGAGCAGCCCGTCGGCCTCGAGGAGGGCATCGGCCGCATGGCCGCATGGGTCAAGGAGGTCGGCCCGCAGGAGCCCTCGGTCTTCTCCGGTATCGAGGTGGTCCGGAACCTGCCGCCGTCCTGGCGGGCGGCGCTGGAGGAGCGCCGCGCCATCTGA
- a CDS encoding phenylacetate--CoA ligase family protein, with product MTAAVSPVMRLVPVLRNLVRTHRLERADPARLEPERRRRLVRLVRHAQAGVPRYRELIAPETAAAFRGPEDLPSLPTLDRAELHDRAPEDLLADGFTTANTKAGTTSGSSGIPITIRNSERDLGYLRASYLYDMLATGLRPWDRIAYFRVAPFLRHPLERFGLLRTFHIDTSRTLDEQVEAFLAARPTFLVGFPHVIASVVEELERRGLRYRGARRVLFGGERLTPTARARVVGHLGARCHEVYASVEVFTIARTCRLGSLHLRSADVVVELEQEDGSVVPVDGIRAAEGEILVTRLHSEAMPLIRYRLGDRVAVGPADCACGRRTPVVLRVQGRSQDRFRGQDGREFYADFLTSRVQDFPEVSRMQLVQERPAQVTVRVVLAPGSCASVTERIGSAVREAVPGFDVVVEQVSSIAPEANGKIRVVKVLPAGAAD from the coding sequence GTGACCGCGGCCGTCTCACCCGTCATGCGGCTCGTGCCGGTGCTGCGCAATCTCGTACGGACCCACCGGCTGGAGCGGGCCGACCCGGCCCGTCTCGAACCCGAGCGGCGGCGCCGGCTGGTCCGGCTGGTCCGGCACGCGCAGGCCGGTGTGCCGCGCTACCGGGAGCTGATCGCGCCGGAGACCGCGGCCGCCTTCCGGGGGCCGGAGGACCTTCCGTCGCTGCCGACGCTGGACCGCGCCGAACTCCACGACCGGGCGCCCGAGGACCTGCTCGCGGACGGTTTCACCACGGCGAACACCAAGGCGGGCACCACCAGCGGCTCCTCCGGTATCCCGATCACCATCCGCAACTCCGAGCGCGATCTGGGCTATCTGCGGGCGTCGTACCTGTACGACATGCTGGCCACGGGGCTGCGCCCATGGGACCGGATCGCGTACTTCCGGGTCGCTCCCTTCCTGCGGCACCCGCTGGAGCGGTTCGGTCTGCTGCGCACCTTCCACATCGACACCAGCAGGACGCTGGACGAACAGGTCGAGGCGTTCCTGGCGGCCCGGCCGACCTTCCTGGTCGGCTTCCCGCATGTGATCGCCTCCGTGGTGGAGGAGCTGGAGCGACGGGGCCTGCGCTACCGGGGCGCCCGCCGGGTGCTGTTCGGCGGGGAGCGGCTGACGCCGACCGCGCGGGCGCGGGTGGTCGGACATCTGGGCGCGCGCTGCCACGAGGTGTACGCGTCCGTCGAGGTGTTCACCATCGCCCGCACGTGCCGCCTGGGCTCGCTGCATCTGCGGTCCGCGGACGTCGTGGTCGAGCTGGAGCAGGAGGACGGCTCCGTCGTGCCGGTCGACGGGATCCGCGCGGCGGAGGGCGAGATCCTGGTGACCCGGCTGCACAGCGAGGCGATGCCGCTGATCCGCTACCGGCTCGGCGACCGGGTGGCCGTGGGGCCCGCGGACTGCGCCTGCGGGCGGCGCACCCCCGTCGTGCTCCGGGTGCAGGGGCGCAGCCAGGACCGTTTCCGCGGCCAGGACGGCCGTGAGTTCTATGCCGACTTCCTCACCAGCCGAGTGCAGGACTTCCCCGAGGTCTCCCGGATGCAGCTGGTTCAGGAGCGGCCGGCGCAGGTCACCGTCCGTGTGGTCCTCGCGCCCGGGTCCTGCGCCTCGGTGACGGAGCGGATCGGGTCGGCGGTGCGGGAGGCGGTTCCCGGCTTCGACGTGGTCGTCGAGCAGGTGTCCTCCATCGCACCCGAGGCCAACGGCAAGATCAGGGTCGTGAAGGTACTGCCGGCCGGAGCGGCCGACTGA
- a CDS encoding YybH family protein: protein MDFTTALDQHLAAVRTRDLDAYMATVHDEATIILPNGKTVEGADAIRAFHKGWFEDPDWTMETETSRTVVHQDTAVAVLTVDYRDLDQHGKPYELRYLLSLVFARTDGNWMLVHDQNTHC from the coding sequence ATGGACTTCACCACCGCGCTCGACCAGCATCTCGCGGCCGTCCGCACCCGCGACCTGGACGCCTACATGGCCACCGTCCACGACGAGGCGACGATCATCCTGCCGAACGGGAAGACCGTGGAGGGCGCCGACGCCATCCGGGCCTTCCACAAGGGCTGGTTCGAGGACCCCGACTGGACGATGGAGACCGAGACCAGCCGCACGGTGGTGCACCAGGACACGGCGGTGGCCGTGCTGACCGTCGACTACCGGGACCTGGACCAGCACGGCAAGCCGTACGAGCTGCGCTATCTGCTCAGCCTGGTCTTCGCCCGCACCGACGGGAACTGGATGCTCGTCCACGACCAGAACACCCACTGCTGA